In Raphanus sativus cultivar WK10039 chromosome 5, ASM80110v3, whole genome shotgun sequence, the following proteins share a genomic window:
- the LOC108832934 gene encoding serine/arginine-rich splicing factor SC35, with product MSHFGRSGPPDISDTYSLLVLNITFRTTADDLYPLFAKYGKVVDIFIPRDRRTGDSRGFAFVRYKYKDEAHKAVERLDGREVDGREITVQFAKYGPNAEKISKGRVVEPPPRSRRSRSRSPRRSSSPYRRRSPRRSRSPRRRSRDDYRERDYRKRSRSRSNERRDRHHDKDRDYRRRSRSRSASPDDKRRVRGRYDDERRSRSRSLSASPPRRSSRSPRSASPLKASPERRSKERSLTPVPRSRSPRSPSMEKASPERKSNDRSPSPRDTARSQSPNAEE from the exons ATGTCGCACTTCGGAAGGTCAGGTCCGCCGGACATCAGCGACACCTACTCTCTTCTCGTCCTCAACATCACCTTCC GTACGACTGCAGATGACCTCTATCCTCTATTCGCGAAGTATGGCAAGGTCGTGGATATCTTCATCCCCAGAGATCGAAG GACTGGTGATTCGCGTGGTTTTGCGTTTGTTCGATATAAGTATAAAGATGAAGCTCATAAAGCTGTGGAAAGGCTTGATG GACGAGAGGTTGATGGTAGAGAAATTACTGTTCAGTTTGCAAAGTATGGCCCTAATGCTGAGAAGAT TTCCAAAGGAAGAGTTGTGGAACCACCTCCAAGGTCACGAAGGTCAAGAAGCCGTAGTCCTCGAAGGAGCAGTAGCCCTTATAGACGCCGTAGTCCTAGGAGAAGCCGCAGTCCCCGCAGGAg GTCCCGAGATGATTACAGGGAAAGAGACTACAGGAAGAGGAGCAGAAGTAGAAGCAACGAAAGGCGTGATAGGCATCATGACAAGGATAGAGATTACCGCCGTCGCAGTAGGTCTCGTAGTGCCAGCCCAGATGACAAACGCAGAGTCAGAGGCCGTTATGATGATGAGAGACGCAGTCGCAGTCGCTCCTTGAg TGCGTCTCCCCCTCGCCGCAGCAGCCGCAGCCCTAGAAGTGCCTCCCCACTAAAAGCCTCTCCTGAAAGGCGAAGCAAAGAGAGGTCTCTAACTCCTGTTCCCCGCAGCCGTAGCCCAAGAAGTCCTTCCATGGAAAAGGCTTCTCCTGAGAGGAAGAGCAATGATAGGTCCCCATCTCCTCGGGACACAGCTCGTAGTCAATCTCCTAATGCGGAG GAATGA
- the LOC108832935 gene encoding uncharacterized protein LOC108832935: MNQYVQAHASIYTCVCIQAKLKLQQQQQPKMMSEKFPDVFTWIQNIPQITKWNTTSLSFCICHSASGFPNSTLDLIAQRNPSPKIPTFSIIVQSNNHPPLYLWTSKQELNINPNSPNPFDEQTITSLLVSFVESILTYTSNSSNCSTIKVPNPDPSMINGLKEIFNTVILTLSFLVCVYEAPLYLRENCLNTLRNHLVTCHARQATTSLMKFLGSNLEEQWMRSVNLAITNWIIERKDTRSDYKTTTTPLFSYAFSAYGLWKVQLYCPIEAMEVERSSNPTADSRLLFSLKFNQLEGVMQFNHKVVVRDKWIDVIVKIDNIRFDVIKLVNERLMSRKGAGEHEKHFPSRISLHITPTLQTDFISVSVSKSSNNPGREFEVERSIEGSFDPPNSLGLRVAGREASTMTMTPWKFEQSVLGYTANLNWILYDSSVGGREVFTTKPSRFSIMSPRSWFKDRYARAYRSFTRRGGVIFAGDEYGESVVWKIGKGALGRRMEWEIKGSIWLTYWPNKYKTFYHETRRLEFTQLLHLTID, from the exons ATGAATCAATATGTTCAAGCTCATGCATCTATATATACGTGTGTGTGTATACAAGCAAAACTTAAActacagcaacaacaacaaccaaaaATGATGTCCGAGAAGTTCCCTGATGTATTCACTTGGATTCAAAACATTCCACAAATCACCAAATGGAACACAACTTCTCTTTCCTTTTGCATTTGCCACTCAGCTTCGGGTTTCCCAAATTCCACCCTAGATCTCATAGCACAAAGAAACCCTAGTCCTAAAATCCCCACTTTCTCCATCATCGTCCAATCCAATAACCACCCTCCTTTGTATCTCTGGACCTCTAAACAAGAACTCAACATCAATCCAAACTCACCAAACCCTTTTGATGAACAAACAATCACCTCTCTCCTCGTTAGTTTTGTTGAATCTATCTTAACTTATACCTCAAATAGTTCCAATTGTTCAACCATCAAAGTCCCTAATCCTGATCCTTCGATGATCAACGGTCTTAAAGAAATCTTCAATACAGTGATTCTCACTCTCTCGTTCCTCGTTTGCGTCTATGAAGCTCCTTTGTATCTCCGTGAAAACTGCCTAAATACCCTCAGGAACCATTTGGTTACGTGTCATGCAAGGCAAGCAACGACATCTTTGATGAAGTTTCTAGGGTCTAATTTAGAAGAACAATGGATGAGATCGGTCAATCTAGCGATCACAAATTGGATCATCGAGCGTAAGGATACTCGGAGTGATTACAAGACCACAACAACTCCTCTGTTCTCTTACGCGTTCTCGGCTTATGGATTGTGGAAAGTACAGTTGTATTGTCCTATTGAAGCCATGGAAGTGGAGAGATCGAGCAACCCTACAGCTGATTCGAGATTGTTGTTCTCTCTCAAGTTTAATCAGCTGGAAGGTGTGATGCAGTTCAATCATAAAGTTGTAGTTAGAGACAAGTGGATCGATGTCATCGTGAAGATAGACAACATCAG ATTCGATGTAATAAAGCTTGTAAACGAGAGACTGATGTCGAGAAAAGGAGCAGGAGAACACGAGAAACACTTCCCATCAAGGATCTCTTTGCACATAACTCCCACTCTCCAAACCGACTTCATAAGCGTTTCGGTTAGCAAATCATCCAACAACCCGGGACGAGAATTCGAAGTCGAGAGGTCTATAGAAGGCTCCTTCGACCCACCAAACTCGTTAGGCCTAAGAGTAGCTGGACGAGAAGCCTCGACCATGACAATGACCCCATGGAAGTTCGAGCAGTCGGTGCTGGGATACACGGCGAATCTGAACTGGATCTTGTACGACAGCAGCGTTGGAGGAAGAGAGGTTTTCACGACGAAGCCTTCGAGGTTTTCGATAATGAGTCCGAGGTCTTGGTTCAAGGATAGGTACGCGAGGGCATATAGGTCATTTACGAGGAGAGGAGGAGTGATATTCGCAGGGGATGAGTATGGAGAGAGCGTGGTGTGGAAGATTGGTAAAGGCGCACTGGGGAGAAGGATGGAATGGGAGATTAAAGGGTCCATTTGGTTGACTTATTGGCCAAATAAGTATAAGACCTTTTACCATGAGACACGAAGGTTGGAGTTCACGCAGCTTCTTCATCTCACCATCGACTAA
- the LOC108858819 gene encoding uncharacterized protein LOC108858819, producing MSGLAVNVSKTTLFSSGIEEAEIQRIATRFGLARSNLPVRYLGTPLCTKKLSFSDCDPLLLQIKKKMSSWTTRALSMAGRLTMLTSVISGIIGRLLKLRSKAIEFIRISIGNGEATYFWWDPWTPFGSLYSYLGQDGPTRLGVPLFALVSDVWNGNSWSLPEARSNCQLDLLAFLTTISPTDIPDSPSWIVNGQSQNLFISRLVGEAIRPNIAAKSWAPLIWHKGIIPRHATTTWLFILDRNPTLDRLHSWGLDVETTCLLCGLDNESRNHLFFECHFSSQVWSFICARLNIFTPPHSWNAVLLWLPSASPERALKIALLQAWQATVYCLWQERNARFHSGLTIPAAVLGRNIHRIVSDKANALVSLGHSLGPPLLRIWKPP from the exons ATGTCTGGTCTTGCAGTAAATGTGAGTAAAACAACTTTATTCTCTTCGGGGATTGAGGAGGCGGAGATTCAGCGTATTGCAACTCGATTTGGGTTGGCTCGATCGAATCTACCGGTTCGCTACCTTGGCACGCCCCTTTGCACAAAGAAGCTGTCCTTCTCAGATTGTGATCCGCTTCTGCTGCagatcaaaaagaaaatgagCTCTTGGACTACTAGAGCTCTATCTATGGCAGGGAGACTTACCATGCTAACATCAGTTATCTCTGGCATCATTGG GAGGTTACTCAAGCTGCGATCCAAAGCTATAGAGTTCATTAGAATATCTATTGGAAATGGTGAAGCTACTTATTTCTGGTGGGATCCATGGACTCCATTCGGCTCTCTTTATAGCTACCTTGGTCAGGATGGTCCTACTCGCTTGGGTGTACCCTTATTTGCGCTGGTCTCTGATGTTTGGAATGGTAATTCTTGGTCTCTTCCTGAGGCAAGGTCAAACTGTCAGCTTGATTTATTGGCATTCCTTACTACGATATCTCCCACTGACATACCAGACTCGCCTTCTTGGATTGTCAATGGTCAGTCTCAGAATTTATTCATCTCTCGGTTGGTTGGGGAAGCCATTCGGCCGAATATTGCAGCAAAATCTTGGGCGCCTCTTATTTGGCACAAAGGTATCATTCCCCGTCATGCAACAACTACTTGGCTCTTTATTCTTGATAGGAATCCAACGCTTGATCGCCTACATTCTTGGGGTCTTGATGTGGAGACTACCTGTCTACTGTGTGGTCTTGACAATGAGTCAAGGAACCATCTCTTTTTCGAGTGCCATTTCTCATCTCAAGTGTGGTCGTTCATCTGTGCTCGTCTCAACATTTTCACTCCTCCTCATTCATGGAATGCGGTGCTGCTATGGTTGCCTTCTGCCTCACCAGAACGTGCTCTTAAAATTGCTTTGTTACAGGCTTGGCAGGCAACTGTCTATTGTCTGTGGCAAGAACGCAATGCCAGATTCCACTCCGGTCTCACGATCCCAGCTGCGGTTTTGGGTCGTAACATCCACCGCATTGTCTCTGACAAAGCCAATGCGTTGGTCTCTCTCGGTCACTCCCTAGGTCCTCCCCTCTTGCGAATTTGGAAACCTCCTTGA
- the LOC108832936 gene encoding uncharacterized protein LOC108832936: MALKGILGFEYGIVQAPLGPDISRPELVAAVANAGGIGLLRCPDWECPDYVREMIRKTKTLTDKPFGIGVVLAFPHELNVKTILEEKVAVLQLYWGECSKELVDDAHRAGVKVFPQVGSVEEARKAFDVGVDAIIVQGHEAGGHVSGKDGLFSLLPRVVDLVGECDIPVIAAGGIVDARGYVAALSLGAQGVCLGTRFVATHESYAHPIYKRKLVEYEKTEYTDIFGRARWPGAPQRVLQTPFFDDWRSLSADESEVNQPIIGRSTIHGVEKEIRRFAGTVPNMTTTGDLESMAMYAGQSVGLIKEILPAGEVVKNLVEEAQLLILKKFSSTT, translated from the exons ATGGCTTTGAAAGGGATTCTAGGTTTCGAATACGGAATAGTTCAGGCGCCACTAGGACCAGATATCTCCCGTCCGGAGCTTGTAGCCGCCGTGGCTAACGCCGGAGGGATCGGTCTTCTCCGATGTCCTGATTGG GAGTGTCCTGATTACGTGAGAGAGATGATCAGGAAGACGAAGACGTTGACTGACAAACCATTTGGGATCGGTGTTGTTCTTGCGTTTCCTCATGAGCTCAACGTTAAGACAATCTTGGAAGAGAAGGTTGCTGTGTTGCAGCTTTACTGGGGTGAATGTTCTAAGGAGCTTGTGGATGATGCTCACCGTGCTGGAGTCAAAGTTTTTCCTCAG gTGGGGAGTGTTGAAGAAGCTAGAAAGGCTTTTGATGTAGGAGTAGACGCAATTATTGTTCAAGGGCATGAAGCAGGAGGGCATGTTAGTGGGAAG gATGGTCTCTTTTCATTGTTGCCAAGAGTAGTTGATCTGGTTGGGGAATGCGATATTCCGGTTATCGCTGCTGGAGGAATTGTTGACGCACGTGGTTACGTTGCAGCTTTGTCGCTTGGTGCTCAAGGTGTCTGTCTTGGCACAAG GTTTGTAGCGACCCATGAGAGCTACGCACACCCAATATACAAAAGGAAGTTGGTCGAATATGAGAAAACCGAGTACACAGATATCTTTGGGCGAGCAAGGTGGCCTGGTGCGCCACAACGTGTTCTGCAGACGCCTTTCTTCGATGACTGGAGATCTCTTTCTGCCGATGAGAGTGAAGTTAACCAACCTATTATTGGACGTTCCACCATACATGGCGTC GAAAAGGAGATAAGACGATTTGCAGGAACTGTACCAAACATGACAACAACGGGTGACTTAGAGAGCATGGCGATGTATGCAGGTCAAAGCGTAGGCCTTATCAAAGAGATTTTACCGGCTGGAGAGGTAGTGAAAAATCTTGTGGAAGAAGCTCAGCTTCTGATCCTCAAAAAGTTCAGCAGTACTACATGA
- the LOC108832940 gene encoding protein EXORDIUM-like 2 has product MAYNYRFAIFLAFLSATAGLSAAALVEEQPLVLKYHNGALLKGNVTVNLIWYGKFTPIQRSVIVDFIRSLNSKDAAASSASAAPSVASWWKTTEKYKGGSSTLVVGKQLLLENYPLGKSLKNPYLRSLSTKLNGGLRSITVVLTAKDVTVDGFCMNRCGTHGTSVSKPRRAANGAAYVWVGNSETMCPGYCAWPFHQPIYGPQTPPLVAPNGDVGVDGMIINLATLLANTVTNPFNNGYYQGPPTAPLEAVSACTGIFGSGSYPGYAGQVLVDKTTGSSYNARGLAGRRYLLPAMWDPQTSTCKTLV; this is encoded by the coding sequence ATGGCTTATAATTACCGTTTTGCCATCTTCCTCGCCTTCCTCTCCGCCACCGCCGGTCTTTCCGCCGCCGCGTTGGTCGAGGAGCAGCCGCTTGTTCTGAAATACCACAACGGCGCTCTCTTGAAAGGAAACGTCACCGTTAATCTCATCTGGTACGGAAAGTTCACACCCATCCAACGGTCGGTGATCGTCGACTTCATCCGCTCCCTCAACTCAAAAGACGCCGCCGCGTCCTCCGCCTCCGCCGCTCCTTCCGTCGCGTCGTGGTGGAAGACGACGGAGAAGTACAAAGGCGGATCCTCAACGCTCGTCGTCGGGAAACAGCTTCTCCTCGAGAACTATCCCCTCGGAAAGTCCCTCAAGAACCCTTACCTCCGCTCTCTGTCCACCAAACTTAACGGCGGTCTCCGTTCCATCACCGTCGTCTTGACGGCGAAAGACGTTACCGTCGACGGGTTCTGTATGAACCGATGCGGGACCCACGGAACCTCCGTCTCCAAGCCCCGTCGCGCCGCTAACGGCGCCGCTTACGTCTGGGTCGGGAACTCCGAGACGATGTGCCCGGGTTACTGCGCGTGGCCGTTTCACCAGCCGATCTACGGACCGCAAACGCCGCCGTTAGTTGCGCCTAACGGTGACGTCGGAGTTGACGGAATGATCATAAACCTCGCTACACTCCTAGCTAACACGGTCACGAATCCGTTTAACAACGGATACTACCAGGGCCCGCCGACTGCACCGCTCGAGGCTGTCTCAGCTTGTACTGGCATATTCGGGTCGGGTTCTTACCCGGGTTATGCGGGTCAGGTCCTCGTTGACAAAACAACCGGGTCTAGTTACAATGCACGTGGACTCGCCGGAAGGAGATATCTCTTGCCGGCGATGTGGGATCCACAGACCTCAACGTGCAAGACTCTTGTCTGA
- the LOC108856263 gene encoding metacaspase-3, producing the protein MSSRREIRCRCGRWMWAQPGVSSIQCSTCHSVTQLSSLVDIARGANRVLQGLQQLRRQHKQQQPQHQQQIMAQQPPPPPRLLEPLPSPFGKKRAVLCGLDYKGKSYSLKGCISDAKSMRSFLVQQMGFPIDSILMLTEDEASPQRIPTKKNIRKAMRWLVEGNRARDSLVFHYSGHGSQQKDYDGDEVDGQDEALCPLDHETEGKIIDDEINKILVRPLVHGAKLHAVIDACNSGTVLDLPSVCRMERNGYYEWERQTSGRTYKGTNGGTAICFSACDDHEASGYTPVFTGKNAGAMTYSFIKAVKTAGTVPTYGHLLNHMCSAIREAQSRLASDGHYTNPDETPVPLLTSSEVFDIYATKFVL; encoded by the exons ATGTCTAGCCGAAGAGAAATACGGTGCCGTTGTGGTAGATGGATGTGGGCTCAACCTGGGGTTAGTTCCATCCAATGCTCAACCTGCCATTCTGTCACGCAGCTCTCCTCCCTCGTGGACATAGCGCGTGGTGCGAACCGCGTGCTTCAAGGGCTTCAACAGCTGCGCAGACAACACAAACAACAGCAACCGCAGCATCAGCAACAAATAATGGCTCAacagccaccaccaccaccgaggCTGCTCGAGCCTCTTCCTTCCCCGTTTGGGAAGAAGAGAGCTGTTTTATGCGGTTTGGACTATAAGGGCAAAAGCTATAGCTTGAAAGGTTGCATCAGTGATGCAAAGTCCATGAGATCTTTCTTGGTTCAGCAAATGGGTTTCCCTATTGACTCTATTCTCATGCTCACAG aagATGAAGCCAGTCCGCAGAGAATACCAACGAAGAAAAACATTAGAAAGGCGATGCGATGGTTAGTTGAAGGAAACAGAGCAAGGGACTCCCTTGTGTTCCATTACTCTGGTCATGGATCTCAGCAGAAGGACTACGATGGAGACGAGGTCGATGGTCAAGACGAAGCTTTGTGCCCTTTAGACCATGAGACCGAAGGAAAAATCATAGATGATGAGATCAACAAGATACTCGTGAGGCCGCTCGTCCATGGAGCTAAGCTTCACGCTGTCATCGACGCATGTAACAGCGGGACTGTCCTTGATTTACCCTCTGTTTGCAGGATGGAGAG GAATGGTTATTATGAGTGGGAACGTCAAACATCAGGGAGAACTTACAAAGGAACAAATGGTGGAACAGCTATTTGTTTCAGTGCTTGTGATGATCATGAAGCCAGTGGTTACACTCCTGTATTCACGGGAAAAAACGCAGGAGCCATGACTTATAGCTTCATAAAGGCGGTGAAAACAGCTGGAACAGTACCAACGTACGGTCACCTGCTTAACCACATGTGCTCTGCGATACGAGAGGCTCAGTCTCGCCTCGCCAGTGATGGGCACTACACAAACCCTGATGAGACCCCg GTGCCACTTCTAACATCATCTGAGGTATTCGATATATATGCTACAAAGTTTGTGCTCTGA